Proteins encoded together in one Deinococcus hopiensis KR-140 window:
- a CDS encoding ABC transporter ATP-binding protein codes for MTVPDSNDAFKKAFDLKLTLRILTYLRPYVPLVVTALTVALLLAVLSPLPTLVQKHAIDTYLTPFVRNPGLNAETLYHGLTLAALGYMGLKGLEFVLNYASTLAIGYLGQNVLRDIRADVFSKLQRLHLAFFDQNPVGRLITRVTSDVDAINQFITGGLISMITSSFLILVYMGFMLRLNWKLALISFTVLPVLFLATNFFRARLRDAFRVTRIQQAIVNSRLNENITGMLTVQLFGREARTAFDFDHTNRALLNANINSVRWFSLFMPTVAILGQVAVALVLYFASRQLLGADAVESGVAGAVTVGTLFAFVQWTQQLFQPIQDLADVFNNLQAAMASSERIFEVLDTEEKIADKPDAQKLGNFEGRVDFENVWFAYDQTVTAEAPETDDRWILRGIDLHIQPGESVAFVGATGAGKTSVTALVSRFYDVQRGAVKVDSVDVRDLAQHDLRKHVGVVLQDVFLFAGTIESNLTLNNPDIPHSRVVEACRYVGVHDYVLSLPEGYNTEVRERGATLSTGQKQLLAFARALIQNPDILLVLDEATANVDTEAEIRIQQALQKVMRGRTSIIIAHRLSTIENCDRIVVMRRGRVVEQGSHRELLDKGGYYARLHRLQYAQGEAAD; via the coding sequence GTGACGGTGCCCGATTCCAACGACGCCTTTAAAAAAGCCTTTGACCTGAAGCTGACCCTCCGCATCCTGACCTACCTGCGGCCCTACGTACCGCTGGTGGTGACCGCACTGACAGTCGCGTTGCTGCTTGCCGTCCTTTCACCGCTGCCCACGCTGGTGCAAAAGCACGCCATTGACACCTACCTCACACCTTTTGTGCGGAATCCGGGGCTGAACGCAGAGACGCTCTACCACGGTCTGACGCTGGCCGCGCTGGGTTATATGGGCCTGAAAGGGCTGGAGTTCGTGCTGAACTACGCCTCCACGCTCGCCATCGGGTACCTCGGCCAGAACGTGTTGCGCGACATCCGCGCCGACGTGTTTTCCAAGTTGCAGCGCCTGCACCTGGCCTTTTTCGATCAGAACCCGGTGGGACGGCTGATCACCCGCGTGACGAGCGACGTGGACGCCATCAACCAGTTCATTACGGGGGGGTTGATCAGCATGATCACGAGCAGCTTCCTGATCCTGGTGTACATGGGCTTCATGCTGCGGCTGAACTGGAAGCTGGCCTTGATTAGCTTCACGGTGCTGCCGGTGCTGTTCCTCGCCACCAACTTCTTCCGCGCGCGGTTGCGCGACGCTTTTCGGGTCACGCGGATTCAACAGGCCATCGTCAACAGCCGCCTGAACGAGAACATCACCGGGATGCTGACCGTGCAGCTGTTCGGGCGTGAGGCCCGCACCGCTTTCGACTTCGATCACACCAACCGGGCGCTGCTGAACGCCAACATCAACAGCGTCCGCTGGTTCTCGCTGTTCATGCCCACGGTGGCAATTCTGGGACAGGTGGCCGTGGCGCTCGTGCTGTACTTCGCCTCCCGGCAACTGCTGGGGGCGGACGCGGTGGAGAGCGGCGTGGCGGGGGCCGTCACCGTGGGTACCCTGTTCGCTTTCGTGCAGTGGACGCAACAGCTGTTTCAACCCATCCAGGACCTCGCCGACGTGTTCAATAACCTGCAGGCGGCGATGGCGAGCAGCGAGCGCATTTTCGAGGTGCTGGACACCGAGGAGAAGATCGCGGACAAGCCGGATGCCCAGAAGCTGGGGAACTTCGAGGGCCGGGTGGACTTCGAGAACGTGTGGTTTGCCTATGACCAGACGGTCACGGCAGAGGCCCCCGAGACGGACGACCGCTGGATTCTGCGCGGCATTGACCTGCACATTCAGCCCGGAGAGAGCGTGGCCTTTGTGGGCGCGACGGGCGCGGGCAAGACGAGCGTAACGGCGCTGGTGAGCCGCTTCTACGACGTGCAGCGCGGCGCGGTGAAGGTGGACAGCGTAGATGTGCGCGATCTGGCGCAACATGACCTGAGAAAACACGTCGGCGTGGTACTGCAAGACGTCTTTCTCTTTGCGGGCACCATCGAGAGCAACCTGACGCTGAACAACCCTGACATTCCCCACTCGCGGGTGGTGGAGGCGTGCCGTTATGTGGGCGTCCACGACTACGTCCTCTCGCTGCCCGAGGGCTACAACACCGAGGTGCGCGAGCGCGGGGCAACGCTTTCCACTGGGCAGAAGCAGCTCCTCGCCTTTGCCCGCGCGTTGATCCAGAACCCGGACATCCTGCTCGTGCTCGATGAGGCCACCGCCAACGTGGACACCGAGGCCGAGATTCGCATTCAGCAGGCGCTGCAAAAGGTCATGCGGGGGCGCACCAGTATCATCATCGCCCACCGCCTGTCAACCATCGAGAATTGCGACCGCATCGTGGTGATGCGCCGGGGCCGTGTGGTGGAGCAGGGCAGCCACCGGGAACTGCTGGACAAGGGCGGGTATTACGCGCGGCTGCACCGGTTGCAATACGCGCAGGGGGAAGCGGCGGACTGA
- the nusG gene encoding transcription termination/antitermination protein NusG: MSIEWYAVHTYVGQEDRVEQHLMERAKKLGMLRTKIFQVLQPSEKAVELQEGGKKVEVERKLFPGYVFVQMDVEDDDAPGELGESWEVVRGTNGVTGFVGTATRPVPLSQDEVQRLLASVGVAAQTAEEPAPKVKVDLKPGDMVRVTSGPFADFSGVVSEVNAPQAKVKVLVSIFGRETPVELDFAQVSK; this comes from the coding sequence TTGAGCATCGAGTGGTACGCCGTTCACACCTATGTGGGTCAGGAAGACCGCGTGGAGCAGCACCTGATGGAGCGCGCCAAGAAGCTGGGCATGCTCCGCACCAAGATCTTCCAGGTGCTGCAGCCCAGCGAAAAGGCCGTCGAACTGCAAGAAGGCGGGAAGAAGGTCGAGGTCGAGCGCAAGCTTTTTCCCGGCTACGTTTTCGTCCAGATGGACGTGGAAGACGATGACGCGCCGGGTGAACTTGGCGAGTCCTGGGAAGTGGTGCGCGGGACCAACGGGGTGACGGGCTTTGTCGGCACCGCCACACGCCCGGTGCCCCTCTCGCAGGATGAGGTGCAGCGCCTGCTCGCCTCGGTGGGTGTGGCCGCACAAACTGCGGAGGAGCCCGCCCCAAAAGTCAAAGTGGACCTTAAGCCGGGCGACATGGTGCGCGTTACCAGCGGACCCTTTGCCGATTTCAGCGGTGTGGTCAGCGAGGTCAACGCGCCCCAGGCCAAAGTCAAGGTGCTCGTCAGCATCTTCGGCCGCGAGACGCCAGTGGAGCTCGACTTCGCGCAGGTCAGCAAGTAA
- the rplK gene encoding 50S ribosomal protein L11 — protein MKKVTGLVKLQLPAGKATPAPPVGPALGQYGANIMEFTKAFNAQTADKGDAIIPVEITIYADRSFTFITKTPPMSYLIRKAAGLSKGSATPNKAKVGKLNWDQVLEIARTKMPDLNAGSVEAAANTVAGTARSMGVTIEGAPNA, from the coding sequence ATGAAGAAAGTCACAGGGCTCGTGAAGCTCCAGCTTCCTGCGGGCAAGGCCACGCCGGCCCCGCCCGTTGGTCCCGCGCTCGGTCAGTACGGCGCGAACATCATGGAGTTCACCAAGGCGTTCAACGCCCAGACCGCCGACAAGGGGGACGCGATCATTCCCGTGGAGATCACCATCTACGCGGACCGCTCCTTTACCTTCATCACCAAGACCCCGCCCATGAGCTACCTGATCCGCAAAGCTGCGGGCCTGAGCAAAGGCAGCGCAACGCCGAACAAGGCCAAGGTCGGCAAGCTGAACTGGGACCAGGTGCTGGAAATCGCCCGGACCAAGATGCCTGACCTGAACGCTGGCAGCGTCGAAGCCGCCGCGAACACGGTCGCCGGCACCGCGCGCTCCATGGGCGTCACCATCGAGGGGGCCCCGAATGCCTAA
- the pstC gene encoding phosphate ABC transporter permease subunit PstC: MSKPAQRLPLRTSLSSASDRVFQILILALASVIVLVFLLSVFQLTRESWPALQKFGLEFFTQRTWNPVAGTYGAATMIVGTLVTSLVALAISVPLAIASALFVAEYAPKWLANPVGYLIELLAAVPSVVYGLWALFVIAPVLGRWQTAYFLNPGNAATITKCNALWAEQTTNLQCFFVPSGAGGRGLALAVIILTVMILPYTASVARDVIRLVPQDQREAMYALGATKWEVISRAILPYARAGILGGVILALGRALGETLAVAMVIGDSQEILKSLWGNASTMASVIANQFGDAQETLHRSSVVTLGLSLFFLSVVVNYAARLIIARLTPKGIQ; encoded by the coding sequence ATGAGCAAACCCGCCCAACGTCTCCCCTTACGCACCTCGCTGTCCAGCGCCAGCGACCGCGTGTTCCAGATCCTGATTCTCGCGCTCGCCTCGGTCATCGTGCTCGTGTTTTTGCTGAGTGTCTTTCAGCTGACCCGCGAGTCCTGGCCTGCCCTGCAGAAATTTGGGCTGGAGTTCTTTACCCAGCGCACCTGGAACCCTGTGGCGGGCACCTACGGAGCTGCGACCATGATCGTGGGTACGCTGGTGACCAGCCTGGTGGCGCTCGCCATCAGCGTGCCCCTTGCCATCGCCTCAGCGCTCTTCGTCGCCGAGTACGCGCCGAAGTGGTTGGCAAACCCGGTGGGCTACCTGATTGAGTTGCTGGCCGCCGTGCCCAGCGTGGTGTACGGACTTTGGGCGCTGTTTGTGATTGCTCCAGTGCTGGGCAGGTGGCAGACGGCCTATTTCCTGAATCCAGGCAACGCCGCCACCATCACAAAGTGCAATGCGCTGTGGGCCGAGCAGACGACCAACCTGCAGTGTTTTTTCGTGCCCTCGGGGGCAGGCGGGCGCGGCCTGGCCCTGGCCGTCATCATCCTGACCGTGATGATCCTGCCCTATACGGCTTCGGTGGCACGAGACGTGATCCGCCTCGTGCCGCAGGACCAGCGCGAAGCGATGTATGCCCTCGGTGCGACGAAGTGGGAAGTGATCTCGCGCGCCATCTTGCCCTATGCCCGCGCCGGAATTCTGGGTGGCGTGATTCTGGCCCTGGGCCGCGCCCTCGGCGAGACGCTGGCGGTGGCGATGGTGATCGGCGACAGCCAGGAAATCCTGAAGAGCCTGTGGGGCAACGCGAGCACGATGGCGTCGGTGATCGCCAACCAGTTCGGAGACGCGCAGGAAACGCTGCACCGCTCCAGCGTGGTCACGCTCGGCCTGAGCCTCTTTTTTCTGAGCGTGGTCGTGAACTACGCGGCCCGACTGATCATCGCGCGCCTGACGCCGAAAGGCATTCAATGA
- a CDS encoding ABC transporter ATP-binding protein, with the protein MHRRQYLIGIVAVIIANSVNLLPAFFIRLTIDGLTRATDNSARTVGITLPQVGLYALGTVLASLTAGALMLVMRRQIVIASRQTEYEIRRDIYGNLQTLDKKFYDRSRTGDIMNRLTGDLNAVREMLGFGLWQVANITSGFATAFAVMFSLSWQLTLVVITVMPVIVGLLYYLARLINLRHTKVQEQNSLIAAKAQENFSGARVVKGYAIEDREIEDYRAMNLELLRRNVALTKVDGPLRAVMSLLIGLTFGVILLLSGRLILFPEAGNAFTIGKFVQFVATLDRLAWPMMMIGWITGVTQRGLSSWLRLRELLDARPQVHDAPGRTEPSIRRLRGELSLENVTLRYGEANVLDGVNLHIPAGTFLGITGPTGSGKTVLGQLITRSMDPTGGVVRIDGHDIRHIPLRVLRDHIAVVPQEPFLFSDTIANNIAFGLESRELPPVPTRVGVSTVPVPPEIPQQPDLERVRNAARLAGLAGDVDEFPLGYDTMLGERGVTLSGGQRQRTAIARAIVREPAVLILDDSLSAVDTETERRILDGLREVTKGRTVILIAHRVSTLRHTDQIVVLDHGRVIEQGTHDDLLAAGGHYAGLERLQRLASDLDNDDEPVRDPEDAADELERHSPQEAVK; encoded by the coding sequence ATGCACCGGCGGCAATACCTGATCGGCATTGTGGCCGTCATCATCGCCAACAGCGTCAATCTCCTGCCCGCCTTCTTTATTCGCCTGACCATCGACGGACTGACGCGGGCCACCGACAACAGCGCGCGGACCGTGGGCATCACCCTGCCGCAGGTGGGCCTCTACGCCCTGGGTACGGTGCTGGCTTCGCTGACGGCGGGGGCCCTGATGCTGGTGATGCGCCGGCAGATCGTAATTGCCTCTCGGCAGACCGAGTACGAAATCCGGCGCGACATCTACGGCAACCTGCAGACGCTGGACAAGAAGTTCTACGACCGCTCCCGCACAGGCGACATCATGAACCGCCTGACGGGGGACCTGAACGCCGTGCGCGAAATGCTGGGCTTCGGGCTGTGGCAGGTGGCGAACATCACGTCGGGGTTTGCCACTGCCTTTGCGGTCATGTTCAGCCTGAGCTGGCAACTGACGCTGGTGGTGATCACGGTGATGCCCGTGATCGTGGGCCTGCTGTACTACCTGGCGCGCCTGATCAACCTGCGGCACACCAAGGTGCAGGAGCAGAATAGCCTCATCGCTGCCAAGGCGCAGGAAAACTTCAGCGGGGCGCGCGTGGTCAAGGGTTACGCCATCGAGGACCGCGAGATTGAGGACTACCGCGCGATGAACCTCGAACTCTTGCGGCGCAACGTCGCCCTGACGAAGGTGGATGGACCACTCCGGGCCGTGATGAGCCTCTTGATCGGCCTGACATTCGGTGTGATCTTGCTGCTCAGCGGACGGCTGATCCTTTTCCCCGAAGCGGGCAACGCCTTTACCATCGGGAAATTTGTGCAGTTTGTCGCCACCCTGGACCGCCTGGCCTGGCCCATGATGATGATCGGCTGGATCACGGGGGTCACGCAGCGCGGCCTGTCTTCCTGGCTGCGCCTGCGTGAGCTGCTCGACGCCCGCCCCCAGGTCCATGACGCGCCAGGGCGTACAGAGCCTTCTATCCGCAGGCTGCGCGGCGAGCTGAGCCTGGAGAACGTGACGCTGCGTTACGGTGAGGCCAACGTGTTGGACGGCGTGAACCTCCATATTCCTGCCGGTACGTTCCTGGGCATCACCGGGCCGACGGGCAGCGGCAAGACCGTGCTGGGCCAGCTCATCACGCGGAGCATGGATCCGACGGGCGGTGTGGTGCGCATTGATGGGCACGACATTCGGCACATTCCCCTGCGGGTGCTGCGCGACCATATCGCCGTGGTGCCGCAGGAACCCTTCCTGTTCAGCGACACCATCGCCAACAACATTGCCTTTGGGCTGGAAAGCCGGGAACTGCCCCCCGTTCCCACGCGTGTGGGCGTCTCCACCGTTCCCGTTCCGCCGGAAATCCCCCAGCAGCCCGATCTGGAGCGGGTGCGGAACGCGGCGCGGCTCGCTGGGCTGGCCGGAGATGTGGACGAGTTTCCCCTGGGATACGACACCATGCTGGGCGAGCGCGGCGTGACCTTATCGGGTGGCCAGCGGCAGCGCACGGCGATTGCCCGCGCCATCGTGCGCGAACCCGCCGTCCTGATTCTCGACGACAGCTTGTCTGCGGTGGACACCGAGACCGAGCGCCGCATTCTGGACGGGCTGCGCGAAGTCACGAAGGGCCGCACCGTCATCCTGATTGCCCACCGGGTCAGCACCTTGCGGCACACCGATCAAATCGTGGTGCTGGATCACGGGCGCGTGATCGAACAGGGCACGCACGACGACCTGCTTGCGGCGGGCGGGCACTACGCAGGCCTGGAACGCCTGCAGCGCTTGGCCTCAGACCTCGACAACGACGATGAGCCGGTGCGTGACCCAGAAGACGCGGCCGATGAACTCGAACGCCACTCTCCCCAGGAGGCCGTGAAGTGA
- the secE gene encoding preprotein translocase subunit SecE, with amino-acid sequence MNLFQYLKDSRAELARVTWPSRQEVIEGTQAVLIYVVALTLIVFALDAVFGALVKAVLR; translated from the coding sequence ATGAATCTGTTTCAGTACTTGAAAGACTCGCGCGCCGAGCTGGCCCGCGTGACCTGGCCGAGCCGCCAGGAGGTCATCGAGGGCACGCAGGCGGTGCTGATCTACGTCGTGGCGCTGACCCTGATCGTGTTTGCGCTGGACGCGGTATTTGGCGCATTGGTGAAGGCGGTGCTGCGTTGA
- the rpmG gene encoding 50S ribosomal protein L33, whose translation MAKDGPRIIVKMESTAGTGFYYTTTKNRRNTQAKMELRKYDPVAKKHVVFKEKKV comes from the coding sequence ATGGCGAAGGACGGACCGCGCATCATCGTGAAGATGGAAAGCACCGCTGGCACGGGCTTTTACTACACGACCACCAAGAACCGCCGGAACACGCAGGCCAAGATGGAACTGCGCAAGTACGACCCCGTGGCGAAAAAGCACGTCGTCTTCAAGGAGAAGAAGGTCTGA
- the pstA gene encoding phosphate ABC transporter permease PstA, which translates to MRTAAATSTRPRAALSPARRLKNMAMGGLILLATLLVVAPLILIFVYLLREGVGAMNLDFFTKTPAPEGETGGGLLNAILGSLEMLTMASVIGVLVGVAGGIFLAEYPKHPLMPTIRMISDVLAGIPAIVMGLVAYGLIVLKFGFSGLAGGLALGFLMIPIVVRTTEEVLKLVPKTVREAGLALGLPQWLVTLRIVLPAAAGGIVTGVMLALARVAGEAAPLLFTAFGNPQVNFDPTKPMSALPMEIFRGATSAYEENQRMAKAGALLLITLIFVTSLLARRFSRRK; encoded by the coding sequence ATGCGGACCGCTGCCGCCACTTCCACCCGCCCCCGCGCCGCCCTCAGTCCAGCCCGGCGCCTGAAGAACATGGCGATGGGCGGCCTGATCCTGCTCGCCACGCTGCTGGTGGTTGCGCCCCTGATCCTGATTTTCGTGTACCTGCTGCGCGAGGGCGTGGGCGCGATGAACCTCGACTTCTTCACCAAGACTCCCGCTCCCGAAGGCGAGACGGGTGGCGGCCTGCTCAACGCCATTCTGGGCAGCCTGGAAATGCTGACGATGGCGAGCGTGATTGGCGTTCTCGTCGGTGTGGCGGGCGGAATTTTCCTGGCCGAATACCCCAAGCACCCGCTGATGCCCACCATCCGTATGATCAGCGACGTGCTGGCGGGCATTCCGGCCATCGTCATGGGCCTCGTCGCTTACGGTCTGATTGTGCTGAAATTCGGCTTCTCAGGCCTGGCGGGCGGGCTGGCGCTGGGCTTCCTGATGATTCCCATTGTGGTCCGCACCACTGAGGAAGTGCTCAAGCTCGTGCCCAAGACGGTGCGTGAGGCGGGGCTGGCGCTGGGTCTGCCCCAGTGGCTCGTGACCCTGCGGATCGTGCTGCCCGCCGCCGCCGGGGGCATCGTGACCGGCGTGATGCTCGCGCTGGCCCGCGTCGCTGGAGAGGCTGCGCCCCTGCTGTTCACCGCCTTCGGCAACCCGCAGGTCAACTTCGATCCCACCAAGCCGATGAGCGCTCTGCCGATGGAGATTTTCCGCGGAGCCACCAGCGCCTACGAGGAAAACCAGCGGATGGCGAAGGCTGGAGCGCTGCTGCTGATCACGCTGATTTTTGTCACGAGCCTGTTGGCCCGCCGCTTCAGCCGCCGTAAGTAG
- the pstS gene encoding phosphate ABC transporter substrate-binding protein PstS, producing the protein MKKTFLLGLALVATTASAQSLTGAGASFPFPLYSKMFAEYKKSAGVDVNYQSVGSGAGQKQITERTVDFAGSDNPMSDDALKAAPAPLLHVPMAIGAVVPAYNLPGVTQPLKFTGKVLADIYLGKIKTWGDKAITALNPGVTIPPLPMTVARRSDGSGTTYVFSDYLGKVSSEWKSKVGVGNSLQWPVGTGAKGNDGVAGIVKSTPGALGYVELVYAKQNKLTFGSVQNRAGKFVLADNGPAAAAAKGVVIPSDTRVSITNSANADAYPIASFTYVIFYQDQKYGSRTEAQAKTLKNLLTWMVTSGQEYNEPLDYAKLPSNVAAKAKSIIGKLNYGGKKL; encoded by the coding sequence ATGAAGAAGACTTTCCTCCTGGGCCTGGCCCTGGTTGCAACCACCGCGAGCGCGCAGAGCCTGACAGGCGCGGGCGCGTCCTTCCCCTTCCCCCTGTATTCCAAGATGTTCGCCGAGTACAAGAAGTCGGCGGGTGTGGACGTGAACTACCAGTCGGTGGGCAGCGGCGCAGGTCAGAAGCAGATCACCGAGCGCACCGTGGACTTCGCGGGCAGCGACAACCCCATGAGCGATGATGCGCTGAAGGCCGCGCCCGCACCCCTGCTGCACGTGCCCATGGCAATTGGGGCCGTGGTGCCTGCCTACAACCTGCCTGGCGTGACCCAGCCCCTGAAGTTCACGGGTAAGGTGCTGGCCGACATCTACTTGGGCAAGATCAAGACCTGGGGCGACAAGGCGATCACGGCGCTCAACCCCGGCGTGACCATTCCCCCGCTGCCTATGACTGTGGCCCGGCGCAGCGACGGCTCGGGCACCACCTACGTCTTCTCGGACTACCTGGGCAAGGTTTCCTCCGAGTGGAAGAGCAAGGTGGGCGTGGGCAACAGCCTCCAGTGGCCCGTGGGCACCGGAGCCAAGGGCAACGACGGCGTGGCGGGAATCGTGAAGAGCACCCCCGGCGCGCTGGGCTATGTGGAGCTGGTGTACGCCAAGCAGAACAAGCTGACGTTCGGCAGCGTGCAAAACCGCGCTGGGAAGTTTGTCTTGGCCGACAACGGCCCCGCTGCCGCGGCAGCCAAGGGCGTGGTCATTCCCAGTGATACCCGCGTGAGCATCACCAACAGCGCGAACGCCGACGCCTACCCCATCGCCAGCTTCACCTACGTGATCTTCTACCAGGACCAGAAGTACGGGAGCCGCACCGAGGCGCAGGCCAAGACCCTGAAAAACCTGCTGACATGGATGGTTACTTCCGGGCAGGAGTACAACGAGCCGCTGGACTACGCCAAGCTGCCCTCCAACGTGGCGGCCAAGGCCAAGAGCATCATCGGCAAGCTGAACTACGGCGGCAAGAAGCTCTGA
- the tuf gene encoding elongation factor Tu, with protein MAKGTFERTKPHVNVGTIGHVDHGKTTLTAAITFTAAASDPTVEKLAYDQIDKAPEEKARGITINTAHVEYNTPTRHYSHVDCPGHADYVKNMITGAAQMDGAILVVSSADGPMPQTREHILLARQVGVPYIVVFMNKVDMVDDEELLELVEMEVRELLSKYEFPGDDLPVVKGSALQALEALQSNPKTARGENQWVDKIWELLDAVDSYIPTPERATDKAFLMPVEDVFTITGRGTVATGRVERGVVKVQDEVEIIGLTDTRKTTVTGIEMHRKLLDQGMAGDNVGVLLRGVARDDVERGQVLAKPGSIKPHTKFEASVYVLSKDEGGRHSAFFGGYRPQFYFRTTDVTGVVELAEGVEMVMPGDNVTFTVELIKPIAMEEGLRFAIREGGRTVGAGVVAKVLE; from the coding sequence ATGGCAAAAGGAACGTTTGAGCGGACGAAGCCCCACGTGAACGTGGGAACGATCGGGCACGTGGACCACGGGAAGACCACCCTCACGGCCGCGATCACCTTCACCGCCGCCGCTTCGGACCCGACCGTCGAAAAGCTCGCCTACGACCAGATCGACAAGGCCCCCGAAGAAAAAGCCCGTGGCATCACCATCAACACCGCCCACGTCGAGTACAACACCCCCACCCGTCACTACTCCCACGTTGACTGCCCCGGCCACGCCGACTACGTCAAAAACATGATCACGGGTGCGGCCCAGATGGACGGCGCCATCCTCGTCGTCTCCTCGGCGGACGGCCCCATGCCCCAGACCCGCGAGCACATCCTCCTCGCGCGTCAGGTCGGCGTGCCCTACATCGTCGTCTTTATGAACAAGGTCGACATGGTCGACGACGAAGAACTCCTCGAGCTCGTCGAGATGGAAGTCCGCGAACTGCTGAGCAAGTACGAGTTCCCCGGCGACGACCTTCCCGTCGTCAAGGGCAGCGCCCTCCAGGCCCTCGAAGCCCTCCAGAGCAACCCCAAGACCGCCCGCGGTGAAAACCAGTGGGTGGACAAGATCTGGGAACTGCTCGACGCCGTGGACTCCTACATCCCCACCCCCGAGCGCGCCACCGACAAGGCCTTTTTGATGCCCGTCGAAGACGTCTTCACCATCACCGGCCGCGGGACCGTCGCCACCGGCCGCGTTGAGCGCGGCGTCGTCAAGGTTCAGGACGAAGTCGAAATCATCGGCCTGACCGACACCCGCAAGACCACCGTCACGGGCATCGAAATGCACCGCAAGCTGCTCGATCAGGGCATGGCCGGCGACAACGTCGGTGTGCTGCTGCGCGGCGTCGCTCGCGACGACGTGGAGCGCGGCCAGGTGCTGGCCAAGCCCGGCAGCATCAAGCCCCACACCAAGTTCGAGGCCAGCGTGTACGTCTTGAGCAAGGACGAGGGTGGCCGTCACAGCGCGTTCTTCGGCGGCTACCGTCCGCAGTTCTACTTCCGCACGACGGACGTCACCGGCGTGGTGGAACTGGCCGAGGGCGTGGAAATGGTGATGCCCGGCGACAACGTGACCTTCACGGTGGAACTGATCAAGCCCATCGCCATGGAAGAAGGTCTGCGCTTCGCCATCCGCGAAGGTGGACGCACCGTCGGCGCTGGCGTCGTCGCCAAGGTCCTGGAGTAA
- the rplA gene encoding 50S ribosomal protein L1, with protein sequence MPKHGKRYNALLGKVDRNKQYTIEEATNLVKELATAKFDETVEVHFRLGIDPRKSDQNVRGTVALPHGTGRSVRVAVITKGDNVAAAEAAGADVVGAEELIERIAGGFMEFDAVVATPDMMAQVGQKLARLLGPRGLLPNPKSGTVGPDVSGMVRGLKAGRIEFRNDKTGVVHAPIGKASFDSGNLSANYQALISALEAAKPGSAKGVYLRSAYLTSTMGPSIPLTLSASAQA encoded by the coding sequence ATGCCTAAGCACGGCAAGCGCTACAACGCCCTGCTGGGCAAGGTGGACCGCAACAAGCAGTACACCATCGAGGAAGCCACCAACCTGGTCAAAGAACTGGCGACCGCCAAGTTCGACGAGACCGTGGAAGTTCACTTCCGCCTGGGCATCGATCCCCGCAAGAGCGACCAGAACGTGCGCGGCACGGTGGCGCTGCCCCACGGCACCGGCCGCAGCGTACGCGTGGCCGTGATCACCAAGGGTGACAACGTGGCCGCCGCCGAGGCCGCTGGCGCGGACGTGGTTGGCGCGGAAGAGCTGATCGAGCGCATCGCCGGCGGTTTCATGGAGTTCGACGCCGTGGTGGCAACGCCAGACATGATGGCCCAGGTCGGCCAGAAGCTCGCGCGTCTTCTCGGACCGCGTGGCCTGCTGCCCAACCCCAAGAGCGGCACCGTCGGTCCCGACGTGTCGGGCATGGTGCGCGGCCTCAAGGCCGGACGTATCGAGTTCCGCAACGACAAGACCGGCGTGGTTCACGCGCCCATCGGTAAGGCCAGCTTCGACTCCGGCAACCTCAGCGCCAACTACCAGGCCCTGATCAGCGCGCTGGAGGCCGCCAAACCTGGCAGCGCCAAGGGCGTGTACCTGCGCAGCGCCTACCTGACCAGCACGATGGGGCCGAGCATTCCCCTCACGCTGAGCGCGTCGGCCCAGGCGTAA
- the rplJ gene encoding 50S ribosomal protein L10 — protein MANEKNQQDLTSLRGSLTGVETFYVVDYQGLTAGQLSKLRQDIREKGGQLIVAKNTLINLALQESGREFSDALKGPSALVLAHEDPAGVAKALSDAAKGNDKGIPAMKGGLVEGNRVDVAVIARLASLGSKQSLQAEVVGVLSAHLSNFVGILEAYQAKLGGGDASASEASAEASA, from the coding sequence GTGGCGAACGAAAAGAACCAGCAGGATCTGACCAGCCTGCGCGGCAGCCTCACGGGCGTCGAGACGTTTTACGTCGTCGATTACCAAGGTCTGACCGCCGGACAGCTCAGCAAGCTGCGTCAGGACATCCGCGAGAAGGGTGGGCAGCTCATCGTTGCCAAGAACACCCTGATCAACCTCGCCCTTCAGGAGTCGGGCCGTGAATTCAGCGACGCCCTGAAAGGCCCCAGCGCCCTCGTGCTGGCCCACGAAGATCCCGCTGGGGTCGCCAAAGCGCTCAGCGACGCGGCCAAGGGCAACGATAAGGGCATTCCCGCAATGAAGGGCGGCCTCGTCGAGGGCAACCGCGTGGATGTGGCCGTGATCGCTCGTCTGGCGAGCCTCGGCAGCAAGCAGAGCCTTCAGGCCGAAGTGGTCGGTGTGCTCAGCGCCCACCTCAGCAACTTCGTCGGAATTCTCGAAGCGTACCAGGCCAAGCTCGGCGGCGGCGACGCCAGCGCCAGCGAAGCCAGTGCCGAAGCTTCGGCTTAA